Below is a window of Methanofollis sp. DNA.
CGGACCGCCTCGGCAGTGGTCGGACTGACGATAACATCGGCAGCCGAATCAGGGAAAGGCACATCCAGCCGCCAGTTGACCGCGTCGCCGTACCGCTTTCCAGCACTGCGCTCTGAAGCCGTCAGGGTCTGGAGGTTGAACCAGGGATGATCAGAGAGCAACTGTACAAACCTCTGGCCGACGGCCCCGGTAGCACCGAGAACTCCAACATTTATCATAGGTAACTCTACCTATATGCAACAGTTTATTAAAAGATTCCTTTTCCTCCTCTAGCCGCCTCTATTTTCAGTATCAGGAGAGTAGAGAGCAAAAAATAGAGTATAAAGGAGCGGGAGAAAGACTTCCAGACACAAGAGGTATGCACGTAGACTCCGGAAGATACGGCGAGCAGAGAAAATATCTCAGAACAGAAAGGAGAAAGAGAATAATGGGGGATATTTATTCCATGTGGATGGCGCCCGCAGGGCAGACGTCAACACATGTGCCGCAATCGGTGCAGGCGTCCTTGTTCACGACGGCGATGCCGTCTTCCATCGAGATCGCCTCTGACGGGCACTCGTCCACACAGGTCTCACAACCAACGCAGAGATCAGGGTCAACAACTGCAACCATGGTAATTACTCCTCTTTACTATTCTGTAAAAATAGAGAAATATCTTTCGATGACGCCCCTCTCAAGGCAGTCCGAGGACGTCTGTCATCGAATAGATACCCGGAGCCTTTCCCTTCACCCATGAGGCCGCCCGGACAGCGCCGCTCGCAAAGACCGCACGGTCGTAGGCGCGGTGCGAGAGTTCGATCACCTCATAGTTCCCGGCAAAGAGGACCGCATGGTCGCCGACGATGTCGCCGCCCCTGATCACATGGACGCCGATCTCGTCTTTCCGTTCGGTCATGCCCTCGCGGCCGTACTGGTGAGGGCGGCTGCCGAGTTCCTCGTCGAGGATACCGAGGATCGTCTTCGCGGTCCCGCTCGGGGCGTCCTTCTTGTAGCGGTGGTGGGCCTCTGTCACCTCGACATCATATCCTTCGTTGAGGAGACGGGCGGCCTCCCTGATCAGACGCCAGAAGATATTCACGCCGACAGAGAAGTTGCTCGAAATCACCGCGGGTACATGCCCCTCGACTGCCACCCTGATCTCCTCCTGCTGTTCGGGTGTGAAACCGGTCGTGCCGACGATGAGCGCAACGCCGTTGGCGGCGGCCGCCTTGATGTTCCCAACAGCCGCGTGCGCCACGGTGAAGTCGATGAGGACATCGGGCTTTGTCGCCTTCAGGAAAGAGTCGATATTTTTCGCTTCGACAACAGGCGCACCATAGAAGGTCCCGGCATGGACGTCGATGCCGCCGACCAGTTCGAGGTCAGGCGCCTCTGAGACGAGACGGCCGAGGATCGTACCCATCCGCCCGAGGGCCCCCGATATGACAACTCTAATCATAGTGCCCGAGCACCTCCGCAAGTTTTTCTGTCTTTGCAGGGTCGAGTTCGTCGAGAGGGAGCCTGACCGGCCCGGCGGCCATGCCGCGGAGTTCAGCGGCCTTTTTCACCGGGATCGGGTTTGTATCGATGAACATCGCCCTGAAAAGAGGGGACAGGCGGTAATGGATACGCCGCGCTTCTTCCAGGTCGCCCTTTTTCACGGCCTCGTACATCCCGACCATCAGTGCCGGTTCGATGTTCGCGGCCACAGAGATCACACCGCTTCCGCCGAGGGCGAGGATGGGCAGGGTCAGGGCGTCGTCGCCGGAGAGCACCTCGAAGTCCCGGTCCTGCGTATCCTCAATGATCCGCGAGACCTGTTCCAGGTTCCCGCTCGCCTCCTTGATCCCGACGATGTTCGGGTTGTCGGCGAGTTCGACGACGAGATCGGGCAGGATGTTCTGTCCGGTCCTGCCGGGAACATTATAGAGGACGACCGGGATGTCGAGTTCGGCAAGGGCGGAAAAATGTTTCACAAGACCGGAACGGTTCGGCTTGTTGTAGTACGGGCTGATGACCAGCGCACCGTCGGCACCGATGTCCCGCGCCGCCTTCGTAAACCTGATGGCCTCGGCGGTGTTGTTCGACCCGGTCCCTGCAAGCACCGGCACCCGGCCGTTCACCGCATCGACCGTCGCCCCGATCACCTGCTCGTGCTCTTCAAACGTGAGTGTTGCAGATTCGCCCGTCGATCCGCAGGGAACAATCCCCTGGACACCCCGGGCGATCAAAAACTCAATATTCGAACGGAGCCCCTCAAGATCAAGGCGTTGATCCGGGGCCCGCCTAAAAGGGGTAATGACTGCTGGAAACACTCCCTCAAACATGAGGTAATGTTTACGCAGATACTCTTTTAGTATTTTGCTTTCTCGTGATGTAACCGCTGACCCTGTTCCGCACGCGCTTCGATTCGATGATAGAAACTTCGGCAACGATCTGCTTGTTTTCCGCGAAGTCGCTGGTAAAGCGACCGGGGTTTTTGGCTCTGATCTCGTTACCAAGGCTCTTAATATACGTCGGCTTTATTCCCATTCGCACCTATCCCTGAGATTTGTATTTTTAATGCGTCTTGACAGTTTAAGAATATTATGTGCGACCTCGCCCGGATCCTCGCCGAGGATCCGGACCATCGGTTCCTTGCCTGAGGCGCCGCGGTCATAGATTACATCTGGAACGCCGGTCTTGCAGCACGAGGCGACGCCCCAGTCCATCGTCTTGATGCCGGGCGGTTCCTGGTCGCGGT
It encodes the following:
- the dapA gene encoding 4-hydroxy-tetrahydrodipicolinate synthase; translated protein: MFEGVFPAVITPFRRAPDQRLDLEGLRSNIEFLIARGVQGIVPCGSTGESATLTFEEHEQVIGATVDAVNGRVPVLAGTGSNNTAEAIRFTKAARDIGADGALVISPYYNKPNRSGLVKHFSALAELDIPVVLYNVPGRTGQNILPDLVVELADNPNIVGIKEASGNLEQVSRIIEDTQDRDFEVLSGDDALTLPILALGGSGVISVAANIEPALMVGMYEAVKKGDLEEARRIHYRLSPLFRAMFIDTNPIPVKKAAELRGMAAGPVRLPLDELDPAKTEKLAEVLGHYD
- the dapB gene encoding 4-hydroxy-tetrahydrodipicolinate reductase, with translation MIRVVISGALGRMGTILGRLVSEAPDLELVGGIDVHAGTFYGAPVVEAKNIDSFLKATKPDVLIDFTVAHAAVGNIKAAAANGVALIVGTTGFTPEQQEEIRVAVEGHVPAVISSNFSVGVNIFWRLIREAARLLNEGYDVEVTEAHHRYKKDAPSGTAKTILGILDEELGSRPHQYGREGMTERKDEIGVHVIRGGDIVGDHAVLFAGNYEVIELSHRAYDRAVFASGAVRAASWVKGKAPGIYSMTDVLGLP
- a CDS encoding 30S ribosomal protein S17e produces the protein MGIKPTYIKSLGNEIRAKNPGRFTSDFAENKQIVAEVSIIESKRVRNRVSGYITRKQNTKRVSA
- a CDS encoding 4Fe-4S binding protein — translated: MVAVVDPDLCVGCETCVDECPSEAISMEDGIAVVNKDACTDCGTCVDVCPAGAIHME